ACCAAATGTCCCAGAACCAACAAAAGCATCTCTGACGTGCTGCTGAGGGCCACGATGAACGGTGCTTGTGAGGCGAAATCCGCCTGGGCCCGCTGGAAGGAGAGCTGCAGCACGGCCAAGGCCAGCAAGCTATTCTGGACCCCGATTTCGATGCTCACCGTCCGTCTCTGAGGCCCGGGTAGTCCGAGGCACCAGGCCAAAACGTAGCCCAGAAGTAGGCCAAAGACGGGCACAGTAACGCCGGCCAGCACGGTGGAGAGCTGGACGTTGGCCAGGATGAAGGCTCCCATGTGGTAGGCCATGAAGAGGCCCCCCACGATGAGGGTGAAGCTGAACGGCCGGATGAGGAGGAGCAAGAGGCGAGAAAGGCGGGGCAGCTTCCACTTGACCAGCATGCCCGTCGAAATGGGCACCGCGATGAAGAGAAGGGTGATGAGGATCTTGAGGAAGGGGACGTGGAGCGTCTCGTGAGCACCCAGCAAGCGGCCGTAGAAGGCCGAGGAGAGCGGCATCAGCGCCGTGGCCGCGACAGTAGACAGGAGGGTCATGGAGATGGCAACTGTCACGTCACCCCCCAACAGCAAGCTGTACAggtagccgccaccgcctccgGGTGAAGAGCAGGCTATAACCAACCCCAAGGCCAGGGGCTTCGGCAAAGAGAAGGCCACGGACATGAGGTAACCATAAAGGGGCATGACCACAAACTGGCCCAGAATGCCCAGCACCACAGGATGGGGCTGGCGCACCAGGCCTCTCAGTGCCTCGACTTCGACCTTGCACCCAAACGCACATTTGTTGAGGAAAATGAGAGGCAAAAGGGCATAAAGGACTGGGTTTTCCGAGAAATGGCCCAATCCGGACCGCAGGGATGGCTCCGGGTCCCTAGCAGAGACGCGGATCCGGAAATCCACTCGTTCTTCTATGAGGCGGCTCTGCTCCAACAACTGTAGCTGCAGGGGGGCCAAACCAGCCAGGCCAGACTGGAAGGTGACCACAAATCCCCCTCCCCAGGCGGCGCTGACGTTCTCAACAACTAAGACCGTCGGCTCCAGAGACGTTGCGGTCAGCCACGCATCTGGCCCTTGGTAGTGGCAGGCCACTACGAAGACGCCACGGCTGTTTTCAGGGAAGTCGAACTCCACAGCAGTGCCATCCCCCATGCTAAGGTAGGGGCCATCTGTCGCTGTCCCCCCAGCCCAGCCCACCaccaggaagagaaggaagggggaggttgcCCTGGGCATGGTACAGACAGCTGGCCAGACCATGCCGGGGACTCATTCCACGCAGGGTTCGCCTTTCCCCTCCGGCCCCCACAGAACATGGATTCGTTGTTCAAAGATCATCCTCCTTTAGGGCCTGGTGTTCCTGGGCTCTCTCTGCTGATCCAACTACGGTCGCGTAGAGGCGTTCGACCTAATGGGAGATGAGAGAGAGCCTTCAGGCAGCAGACAAAACAATCCCATAAAACATTAGGTTGAAGCAactagagtgctggactggggtctgggggttcaaatctctgctctgcaTTAGAacgttagagaagccatgttggatcaggccaggggcccatccagtcacacagtggccaaaaaaaaaaggtgccatcaggaggtccaccaatggggccaggacactagaagccctcccactgctgccccccaagcaccaagaatacagagcatacctgccccagacataagaacataagagaagccatgttggatcaggctaacggcccatccagttcaacattctgtgtcacagtggccaaaacccaggggccatcaggaggtccaccagtggggccagaactccagaagccctcccactgctgccccccaagcaccaagaatacagagcatccctgccccagacataagaacataagagaagccatgctggatcaggctaacggcccatccagttcaacattctgtgtcatagtgcacacaggtgccatcaggaggtccaccagtcggctaggacactagaagccctcccactgctgccccccaagcactaagaatgcagaacatcactgccccagacagagtggtCCATCTATCCCTTGTATCAGAccatgtttctccaggctaaagagccccacgtGCTTTAACCCATCtatatagggaaagtgttccaacccttgaatcattctagttgcccttttctgcatgttTTCCAATGCTGCTGGGGGACTTCCAGCCAGTCAGACAATGTCAGGGACAggactgtgaggataaaatggaggaaggggagaaCAAAATTGTACATTACTTTGAGTCCCTTTGGGGAGAGAGGCCCTCAACTGGGCATTCCCCATAGGTCTGCCACTGAAGACAGCTCTGAGGGTTCAGTTAGTTCAGAATGTTTGGTTATTACCAAGAGCAAGACGTGGCATGCATTCTACTCCCATTCTGCAGGGCATAAATACCCAAATATTTCCCCCCTAAAGACAAGTAGCCTAGAGACAACTCCCATGGGAAAATGTACACTAGGACCAAACAGATCCAATCTCCTgacccagggtggccaaactgcagctagggagccacatgtggctctttcacatgtagcaggggtggccaaccgtagctctcctgatgttttttgcctacaactcccatcagccccagccattggccatgctggctggggctgatggaagctgaaggcaaaaaaaatctggagagctactgttggccacccctgacatatactgTGAGGCTCTTGAATCCctcaccgccccatcagccagcttggagaaggcatttgtctctttaaatcatttacccagagccagtttggtgtagtggtgaagtgtgcggactcttatctgggagaaccgggtttgattccccactcctccacttgcagctgctagcatggccttgggtcagccatagctctggcagaagttgtgcttgaaagcacagctgctgtgtggGAGACCTCtacagccccaccaacctcacacggtgtctgttgtgggggaggaaggtagaggagattgtgagccgctctgagactcttcggagtggagggcgggatataaatccaatatcatcttaatCTCCTTACTCAACCCAAGACAGCTAGTGGCTTGGAAaatataaagttgctttctttccacccctccctccccatctatttgccttccttccctgtcttgtgactctcaaacatctgatgtttattctatgtggcttttaagtTAGGCAAGTCTGCCCCCCCACACCCAAGACAGGCCATTCCATGTCTCCAAAACCCCAAACAAGGGTGCCCAAAACTCACATgaacagggctgttttttggtagcaggaactcctttgcatattaggccacacacccctgatgcagccaatcctccgagagcttacagtaggccctgtaagaagagccctgtaagctctcagaggattggctacatcaggggtgtgtggcttaatatgcaaaggagttcctgctaggggaaaaaaaaccctgcatctgaagctgccttatactgaatcagatccttggtccttcaaaggtcagtatggtctactcaagactggcagtggctttccaaggtctcaggctgaggcctttcacgATACCtcctttaagtggagatgccggggattgaacctgggaccttctgcatgccaagcagaggctctaccactgagccacagctgctcCCCATGCTCTTCTGTCTGTTGTTAAAGGCCCTCCTCTTCTACTGAATCGCACTGCCCGTCCTGCCTTCCAGGAACAGAAGGGCTTCAAATTTTCCTGAATGCATCGAAGCAGAGAGCTGCACATTAAGGAAGAGGAAGTTGTTGAATTTTGTTGAGCAACTTCAGGGTGGGGACGAGAACGTCTCCAAGTTGTACTCAGACAGTCTTTTAAGGAGGAGGTAAAAAGACCCAGAATGTTGTCACCTTGGATTTGGGGATCAGGTCGAGTTAACAGGATTCTTAGAGAGACCAGTCCGTTTTCAGGTCACCGAAGACAGTGTCACTTTGTGACAGATAACGTTGAGCTCGGGCTGGCCTAAAcagcaaagagccagtttggtgtagtggttaagtgtgcggactcttatctgggagaaccgggtttgattccccactcctccacttgcagctgctggaatggccttgggtcagccataactctggcagaggttgtccttgaaagggcagctgctgggagagctctctcagccccacccacctcacagggtgtctgttgtgggcgtggtggggggaaggtaaaggagattgtgagccgctctgagactcagagtgaagggtgggatataaattcaatatcatcatcatcgcaAGCCAACCCCTAAGCTAAGGGAGCTATGCACaggagagaacagggtttggggaTCTTTTAAGAGGCCTTCAACTGAGCAATACcccaggacaggggtggccaaacttgctcaatgtaagagccacatagaataaatgtcagatgcttgatagcaggaagggaggatggaggatagaagatgaagatgataagaagatattggatttatatcccgccctccactccgaagagtctcagagcggctcacaatctcctttaccttcctcccccacaacagacaccctgtgaggtgggtggggctcgagagggctctcccagcagctgccctttcaaggacaacctctgccagagctatggctgacccaaggccatgccagcaggtgcaagtggaggagtggggaatcaaacccggttctcccagataagagtcagcacacttaaccactacaccaaactggatggagggatagatagatggatgatagatagatagaagatagacagatagatagatagaaggtaGATAGGtaatgatagatagacagacagacagatgggggaaggagataaaggtggaaagaaagcaactttaactttaaatgcattctctaagctgccagatggcttgccttggagaagtgatttaaagagacaaatgccttctccaagccagccaacagggtcgtggggctttgagagcctcacagtatatgtgaaagagccatatgtggctcccgagccacagtttggccacccctgcttcatgcACTGCCAGAGATTTCGCAACTGTGGTACTGGGGCAGAAATTAAGGAAGCAACAGACTccgaaaagggggagggaaagtgagAAATACGTAAACGGTTTCCCAGCCAGCTCTTGGGAGGTTTCATAAACGCACAGCCTGCAACATTTGGCAAAACTTTAGTTctattgcagcaaaaaaaaaaaatgtaagccGGCCCTGCTTCTCTCTCACGCAGAGCTACGCAGGAGTAAAAAGCAGTTGCCAGAAGAGGAACAATTACCCCTGCTTGAGTCAAGACTGATTTATGGAGACTGGAGAAGCCTATCCCACTTCCTCCCTGCGATTTTACTTTCCTAAGGCCTCCAGTTCTCTTGGCCCGTCCTCCAAGAATCTGGAAAGTTTTCCAGCGCCTCTCCCCGGGTCGAAATACTTTTCGACAACGCTGGGGCGctgttgtttcccccccccccccccatccttcggAAAATGCACGATCATCGTCACGAACGGACAACCCAGGCGAGCCAGCTGATGTTTCCCTCCACCACCAGGATCCGAGACCACAGCTGTCCCGAGAAAGCGGGGCGCCGGCGCCAGATTCCAAAGGATCCGGTGCCCAAGCCGAGCCGGATCAGAGAGAGCCAGCCTAGCAGAGCTGAACCAGATCTGCGGGGAGGAGAGAAAAGAAGCAGCAGAAAGATTCAATATAGGatgtctcttctctctctctctccccctccccttccccgtccCTTTCAGCTGAGTCACTTCGGTCTTAAAGCCACAAACACCTGTTGGCCAAACAACCCGCAGCCACCCAACCCTCCTGCGCCCTCACTTATAAGAGATCTATAGGTTCAGCCCTCCTGGGCCAATACCCCACGCTTTCTCTTCCATTCGAACCCTAGCAGCACCTTCCATTTCCAGGCCTtcaattcagcaagagctcatagcagcgcagctcctgaacctttctgacccccctccctcccttgtccattgaacagtaggcgcagctccataacaatccctggataagctccaccacctattttattttctgcaaaatgacccctgctcgtTTCTATTCCCTGCACGCGCCGCacgcatcccccccacccccacctcgaaGATAAAACACCCCGTTTCTTTCTCACTGAGCAAACCTTTTGCAAAAGCCGGCGTCGGAGCAACCCAAGCGAAGCCAACCTCCGGAGTTCCCCGGGCAGCCAGCCGCCTCCCCTCCTGAACCCCTCTGCCCAGAAACTGGCGCTGCAAAAGCCGGATTTGCAAGAGCCCGGCTCGGCTGCATGGAGCGCCAGTCGCCCTCGCTTGACCCCTTCCCCTCGGCTGCCCTCCCCAGCGCTCACCTGCCGCCGCCCCAAAGCGCACGAGCCAAACAAACGTTCGATTCGGTTGCCTTCGGGCTGCGTCCTTCCTGCCTTCGGCGTTCGACTCCGCCCCCTCGGGGGTGGCGCATCACAATCCGGGCCCCGCCCACACGACCGAAGGCGAACCCCGCCGGTCGCCCCGCCCCTGCGGGCAGAGCATGCTGGTAATTGTAGGCGCACCTAGCTCTAGATGTCTAGACCGGGGTGGATAACGGTTGCtcgccagattttttttttgcctacaactcccatcagtcccagccagcatggccaatggctaggtctgatgggagttgcaggcaaaaaacacctgaagagctaccgttggccacccctggtctagatatcaggggtagccaaactgcggctATGcgacacattttgtgtggctctcgaaaacatcataagaacaaagcaggagtcaagtcgcaaccaatttttatttagaacataagctttcgtgtgctcttaagcacacttcatcagacgaggaatccagcacagtgagcaaagccatacatagctgagcagagccatacatagcttggtcggcagtggcccagaatgcaacatggtacagatttaagaaccaattcctcgtctgatgaagactgcttacgcgaaagcttacgttctaaataaaaattggctggtcataaaggtgcaattggctggtcataaaggtgctttgttcagctgcttcagaccaacatggcggcccgcttggatctaccatcataacataagagaagccatgttggataaggccaatggcccatccagtctaagacagccaaaaaacccaggtgccattaggaggtccaccagtgggaccaggacattagaagtcctctcactgccccccccccacctccccgcaagcaccaagaatacagagcatcactgctcccaacagagaattccaacaatgcgctgtggccaatagccactgatggacctctgctccatatgcttatccaatctcctcttgaagctgtctgtcttaagactcctgctttgttctacctaGATAGATAGATCAAGATAGATACACGCTATAGCATTTAGCAGATGCAGTTGAAAAAGACAGGGGGAGACGTTCGATCTGGACTTGGCCTTGAAAAGATGCCTTCTCCCTGTGCGATGGATTACTAAACATAATGCAATGGCAAAAACACTCAAACGGGGCCTGGTTAGCGGGATTGATGAGCGTCGGGGGTGGACCTTATCCCATGATCCGCCTCGAATGAGAGATCAGCGGTATAGTCTGCTCCGTTCGACGACCCTGGGCAAAAAGAACCAGCAACGTGATTGGCTGGATCAGGGACACGCCGCAATCTGATTGGAGGACGCTGGCACATCCCTGCTATTATCTCAATGGGATGAAGCCGTGACTGGTGCgcgtggggtgggggtggggggggagctgtgcTCATCCTTGCATCCGATTGGTCAATTTGAGGGCAGTTGCTCTACCGGGGAGTGTGGATTTTCCTGCTAATTAATGCAGCGCTGATTAGTGTGAAGAGGACCGAAAGAACCTCTTGCTGacggtgaaagaggagagtgcaaaaataggcttgaaactcgacaaaaaaaaaaatctaccggcccatcactccttggcaaatagaaggggaagacatggaagtagtgacagacttcacatttctgggatccaagatcactgcagatggtgactgtagccatgaaattaaaagacgtttgctccttgggaggacagctatggcaaacctaggccatataagaaaaagtagagacatcaccccaccaacaaaagtccgtatagtcaaagcgatggtgttcccagtagaacaaagtaggagtcaacttgcacctttaagaccaacaaagttttattcagaacgtaagttgtCGTGTCCTctaagcacactccatcagacaAGCAAATTCccagtattcccagtagtaatgtatggctgtgagagctggaccataaggaaggccgagcgtagaagaatagatgcttttgagctgtggtgctggagaagactcttgagagtcccttggactgcaagaagatccaatcagtcagtcctaagg
This region of Heteronotia binoei isolate CCM8104 ecotype False Entrance Well chromosome 13, APGP_CSIRO_Hbin_v1, whole genome shotgun sequence genomic DNA includes:
- the SLC10A3 gene encoding P3 protein — encoded protein: MVWPAVCTMPRATSPFLLFLVVGWAGGTATDGPYLSMGDGTAVEFDFPENSRGVFVVACHYQGPDAWLTATSLEPTVLVVENVSAAWGGGFVVTFQSGLAGLAPLQLQLLEQSRLIEERVDFRIRVSARDPEPSLRSGLGHFSENPVLYALLPLIFLNKCAFGCKVEVEALRGLVRQPHPVVLGILGQFVVMPLYGYLMSVAFSLPKPLALGLVIACSSPGGGGGYLYSLLLGGDVTVAISMTLLSTVAATALMPLSSAFYGRLLGAHETLHVPFLKILITLLFIAVPISTGMLVKWKLPRLSRLLLLLIRPFSFTLIVGGLFMAYHMGAFILANVQLSTVLAGVTVPVFGLLLGYVLAWCLGLPGPQRRTVSIEIGVQNSLLALAVLQLSFQRAQADFASQAPFIVALSSTSEMLLLVLGHLVYKKLCSAGS